The Scomber scombrus chromosome 5, fScoSco1.1, whole genome shotgun sequence genome window below encodes:
- the LOC133980262 gene encoding retinol-binding protein 2-like, with amino-acid sequence MPADYNGRWEMVSNENFEDVMKAIDIDFATRKIACHLHQTKVIVQNGDKFETKTMSTFRNYEVNFTVGEEFEELTKGLDNRKVQTLVTWDGDKLVCVQKGEKENRGWKQWIEGEMMHLEITALDKVCHQVFKKSQ; translated from the exons ATGCCTGCAGACTATAATGGACGTTGGGAGATGGTGAGCAACGAAAACTTCGAGGACGTGATGAAGGCCATCG ACATCGACTTCGCCACCAGAAAGATCGCTTGCCACCTTCATCAGACAAAAGTGATCGTCCAGAACGGGGACAAGTTCGAAACAAAGACCATGAGCACCTTCAGGAACTACGAGGTCAACTTCACTGTGGGAGAGGAGTTTGAGGAGCTGACAAAGGGTCTGGACAACCGGAAGGTCCAG ACGTTGGTTACCTGGGATGGGGACAAGCTGGTGTGCGTTCAGAAGGGGGAGAAGGAAAATCGTGGATGGAAGCAATGGATCGAAGGAGAAATGATGCATCTG GAAATCACCGCACTCGACAAAGTCTGCCACCAAGTGTTTAAGAAGTCACAATAA